TGTTGCTTTATGATTTGTCTACATGTTACTGACATGCCATCATTGTAAGCGACTCAATTTATTTCTTGAATTTTGCTAAGATACTCAATTTAGtctctaaattttgaaaattaaaaatcatgAACTAAAGTGATTTCTACATAAATATGtgaagaatagaaaaaaaatattaagaattttgatttGTTTAACAAAATTCAGAGATTAAATTAAGCCACTTGTAATGATGTTATTGACTGACACATAAACAAATGATAAAGTGTCATGTAGACAAATTGTGTtctagaaaaaataaaaaagagagagaaagaaagaagaactGAAATAATAAGAGcaataaaaatgataattcttataattttatttgacCATCTATATATAGAAGATAGAATCTCATAGTTATTTAACCAAATcaatttgtatttattatatTCAATTTGAACAAGTAAGAAATCATcttattttaattcaattttaaatttacatGATTTGAATTTGGTCCAATAcatatgatttgatttaattattaattatctattttgttcataaatttattattataatgtCTAGTGAATTAACCAAATCAATCAATTAATatacataattaatttaattgatttgatttaataaattaaaaaatattactaaaataaattaatataaattataataaataatataatatttgaatatttattcaaattaattaattgatattattaattagttattattaatttgatttaatgaattagaagaataaattgaaaaatattttcaagaaGATGCCACGTTGCCAcattatttttatcattaaacgtagaaattcaattttaatataatgTAATAACTAATAGATTATTAGCAAACATTGCAAAATGTCAAGCTAAGAATGGAGAGTGGGGACAAGGATTAAGCACCAGACAAATAATTCTTCCATTGTTTAACTTGAGCACAAGACAAAAAAGCCAAGTGGACATGAAGCATacaaaaacacacacacacacaaatgACACGTGTCTGACGTTCATTGCTTTATGTGTCGTTGCAAGAGCAATAATTCAGTACGACAAACAGCTACAGTAGTGTAACTGTAAGACATGTCACATGAACCCCCTTTTAAGTTTTAACAGCATCCATTTTCATGGATCAACTTGTATGTGTATCTTGTTCATTCACTAGGAGTGCAATCTAGGCATATAGACACAAATTATTAACTCATATGATTGAAGTGCAACACTGAAACCTTAATCATGGTAATAATTTCAAAACACCATCACTATGCTAATGTCCAATTTGTCATTTTCCTACCACTTTGCTCTCTACATGACCTAATTATATAGGCATGCTATTTGCTAACTAAAATCTACTGGggttatttaatttgaataattcgGTAATTCCTAAGTTGCCTTTAGTAGGAGATTCTGCATTGTGGATGTTGGATTTGTACTATTGCACAATCTTGGGCTTTAAAAGCTGTTCAGAGTTAGGTGGAATGCATAAAAGGCTCAGCAATAGAATTCTGGAGTTTAGTGCTGTGACTGTGACAAAACTTTGATTGAATCATTGTCAATTGGAAACTCTTCACAGGTAGAGAACTACTACTGGAGATGATAAGATTGgttgaaaacataaaaaactaGAAGGCACATACTTCATAGATGTATGTGAATTATTTTATGATGCTTAAAATTACATAGGTAAGCATCATAGGGAGGATTAGTTGATAGAGATGCTGGAAGGTGGTATATTGATGTCTGTTCAGACACTGAATCCCCTTCCACTTCTGATAGGCACTGCTTTTAGGAAGAGGAATCATCAGTGCAAAGCAAGGACAAATTCTTCAAGCACATCTTTGCAGTTATCATCTAAAGTTCCACTCACTGATAGAAGTGGAAACAGTTGGGAGCAAGGCTCAAACACTAGCGTGATAACACGGCCAAACACTGTTGGAGTCATAGGAGGTGTATCAGTTCTTTCAACTCTCATTTTCTTGGAGAAGCTTGCTTGTTGGAGCTCAAGGAATGGCAAAGAGTGCCCTCCTTTTGTTGTCTGCAGTGATCCTGTATTGAGCAAAGTGCTTCCAATTCGCCATCCTTATCGTTCTTCGCACAGGAGCAGAATTGATCAAGTCAAGATGAATCAGGAATTGGTGATTGAGAATTTGCGGCGCAAGAGGAACATTCTTCAGCTGTCTGGAGCTGGCTGTTTTGTCATGCCATGCCATCTATCACATGCTTGGCACAGTGAGATATCTGAGGATTCTTCATTGCCTTTCCTTCATGTTGGTGAGTGCATGGCCATGGAGCTCAAGAACTCCAATTTGAAGCCAATTCACGCTTCGAGCAGCGTTCGTATCGGACTGCTGACCACAGATTCAGTTTTGGTAGCTAGTTATTATCAGCATAAGCTTCAAAATCAGGTATCCTAAATCCTACTGTTTTTCCTCCCTTTCTGATGTTAATCAAAGCATTAGTACTatttagtagctttgagctctTATGCATTTTTAGATTAGTAGCATTTTCTTTAGACCTCTAAGCACATTAGTGTTAATTCATGTGCAGGGATTTGAAGTGGTGTTGCTAGACAAAGCAACTGAGGAACACATGATGGTTCCGGCGGTGGAGGCATTGAACAGAAAGGACATTGAAGGGGCAAGGAATTTACTTAGAATCGCCATTCATGTGCTTTTGATGAGGGCAGTGAATGTGGTGATTCTGGCATCTGATGATTTGGTTGGGATTCTCCCTCACAATGATCCTCTCCTCAGAAAATGTATAGACCCCATGGATGCTTTGGCCAGGTCAACTATACAATGGGCAGAAACAACACAAGAGGTACAAGAGAAATTTTAGCATTCATTTCTTGTAAAAATCTAGCATAATGATCGGAGAATTTCATGTAAGAAAGCAAGCCccatatggaaagaatttgttgtgttgtgtgaaaatttgTTGTTATATCAATTGCAAGAATAACTGGGTTAAATCATAGTACTAGAGCCATGTACATGTGTTGCAGAATGCAGATTTTGATGAGCTTTAGTATCAATGCACTAGAACTCTCTTTTTAGTAGCTCCTTTTCAATTCTTTCATAAAAATCACAACCCTATGTGATGGAAAGATATGATTCCCATGTTACTATGTCAGGATAAGACTCGTTCTTGTAATGATTGATAAAATGACACTTTATTGTCaacatttttccacaaaaacaaaAAGGGAAAATATCAGAATCCCCAAATTGTCCATTCATAAATATCTTTCTGCTAAGCAATCACATGGGAACCTTCAACTATGGAAGTAGAATAAGAGTGAAGTGAATCACAAAAAGTTTCTTACTACCGGAGAATGAAATCAGTTGTAATATATTGAAAACAAATAAGCAAAACAAAATATggaattcatttttaatatagATTGTGTTGTAcatgaaaaaataataagataCAATGATAAAATGATGATCTTTACCAAATCCACCTATTATACTGAGATAAAATGATACATGACACTAATAAGATAGTTCCCAAAAATAATTTCAGCCAGTCCGACAAGTTTGTCATTATCAAATACTACTAACAGGTTGTTTTGAATTGCTTCCCACACCATTTACTACATTTTGGTCTGCAAAGGCCCAAGAAGAGATAAGGTGATGAGCTATGGCAAAGGGTCCAGGAACAAACATTGGATtaagttgagttccaacattgAAATCTGCAGCCAAACTTTGATTCTTTCCTACTCCCTTACACATTTGTTCTACTTTTGCAGCTGCACTTCTTTGTGCTTGCTTGTATTCATCAAACGTCAATGCTTTTCTTACTTCTTCTTTACTGTACCATTGAGCATCTACACAAGCAAGTTTCAGCATCAGTTGTCACAATATCCAATAAGCAAAAGAAATGGGAGAATATGGTGTGGGAAGGAAGCTAATGCTGTATGATGCTATACCATTGCATGATCTTATTTTACATACAAATGTGCCGTAAAATGGACTTTATTTTCTTGAGGATACATCCTCTAATTCTACCATAAGGAAGCATTATTCATAGAGCAAATAGCTAAAACTCAATTAAATACTGCAGCTCAATGTACCTTCTAACTCTTCCCTGTCAACCTTTATTTCGAAGGATTTTGCATATGCAAAGAACCCAACCATCAGCTGGCATGGCA
Above is a genomic segment from Arachis stenosperma cultivar V10309 chromosome 1, arast.V10309.gnm1.PFL2, whole genome shotgun sequence containing:
- the LOC130973291 gene encoding uncharacterized protein LOC130973291; translated protein: MLEGGILMSVQTLNPLPLLIGTAFRKRNHQCKARTNSSSTSLQLSSKVPLTDRSGNSWEQGSNTSVITRPNTVGVIGGVSVLSTLIFLEKLACWSSRNGKECPPFVVCSDPVLSKVLPIRHPYRSSHRSRIDQVKMNQELVIENLRRKRNILQLSGAGCFVMPCHLSHAWHSEISEDSSLPFLHVGECMAMELKNSNLKPIHASSSVRIGLLTTDSVLVASYYQHKLQNQGFEVVLLDKATEEHMMVPAVEALNRKDIEGARNLLRIAIHVLLMRAVNVVILASDDLVGILPHNDPLLRKCIDPMDALARSTIQWAETTQEVQEKF